One Drechmeria coniospora strain ARSEF 6962 chromosome 01, whole genome shotgun sequence genomic region harbors:
- a CDS encoding alcohol dehydrogenase, with product MTTHEEGREYDIIFAGGGTAACVAAGRLAHADPGLSILLVEVGRNNFNDPTIVNPALYLSHLAPGSKTALFYQANEEKAINSRAAVVPAGGVLGGGSSINFMMYTRGNLLPFAKKLETYHLDDPAVDKALHGYDGPVNVSLGTYSQRGPQDDILAAAEALGIEEIVDLQDFKAANGFSRWLRYIGPDGKRQDAAHRYIHPLLVSGKYPNLHLLLESKVSRVLFDGRRATGIEYVPSAATPPDAGLSKVSPSVIRAKKLVVVSAGALGTPSILERSGVGRAELLEKLGIDLVADLPGVGDEYQDHNLVLLPFKTTLEPNETLDGLLSGRLDFAEAAAEGNPILGWNGIDIGAKLRPSDEEVARMGPDFQKLWDRDFKHQTTKPMMLVGILSSYLGDHKLLVPREDGGTQYATIGAYTAYPYSRGNIHIVSKDPHAPASFNTGYLDHPADLEKQLWAYKKLRELYRRTNAYAGELSPGHPKFRPGSKAALAGEHPPKAGYATVEERRALAPIEYDAEDDAAIEDWIRSNVNSTWHSLGTCKMAPKDRGGVVDESLNVHGTQQLKLVDLSIVPENVAANTYNTALIVGEKAADIIGKELGLSV from the exons ATGACGACGCACGAGGAAGGACGAGAGTACGACATCATCTTTGCTGGAGgtggcaccgccgcctgtgtggctgctggccgtctGGCCCATGCGGACCCTGGCCtgtccatcctcctcgtcgaggttggcAGGAACAACTTCAACGATCCAACCATCGTCAACCCGGCCCTGTACCTGTCCCACCTCGCCCCGGGCTCCAAGACGGCTCTCTTCTACCAGGCCAACGAGGAGAAGGCGATCAATTCCCGAGCGGCTGTCGTGCCTGCCGgaggcgtcctcggcggcggctcctcCATCAACTTCATGATGTACACGCGAGGCAA CCTCCTGCCCTTTGCCAAGAAGCTTGAAACCTACCATCTTGACGAcccggccgtcgacaaggCCCTCCACGGCTACGACGGCCCCGTCAACGTCTCCCTCGGCACCTACAGCCAGCGAGGCCCGCAAGAcgacatcctcgccgccgccgaggccctcggcatcgaggagATTGTCGATCTGCAGGATTTCAAGGCCGCCAATGGCTTCTCCCGCTGGCTGAGATACATCGGGCCCGACGGGAAGAGACAGGACGCCGCCCACCGCTACATCCATCCGCTCCTGGTCTCGGGCAAGTACCCCAATCTtcacctgctgctcgagagCAAGGTGAGCCGTGTGCTGTTCGATGGTCGCCGCGCCACGGGCATCGAGTATgtgccctcggcggccaccCCGCCCGACGCAGGGCTGAGCAAGGTCTCGCCGTCCGTCATCCGTGCGaagaagctcgtcgtcgtctccgccggTGCCCTCGGAACGCCATCCATCCTCGAGAGATCCGGCGTCGGTCgtgccgagctgctcgagaagctcggcatcgatctcgtcgccgacctgcccggtgtcggcgacgagtACCAGGACCACAACTTGGTCCTGCTCCCCTTCAAGACGACTCTCGAGCCGAacgagacgctcgacggcctcctcagcggccgcctcgactttgccgaggccgcggcggaggggAATCCGATCCTTGGCTGGAACGGCATCGACATTGGCGCCAAGCTGCGCCCCTCGGACGAGGAAGTGGCCCGGATGGGTCCCGACTTCCAGAAGCTCTGGGATCGCGACTTCAAACACCAGACAACGAAGCCCATgatgctcgtcggcatcctctCCTCCTACCTCGGCGACCACAAGCTGCTCGTGCCACGAGAGGACGGCGGGACCCAGTACGCCACCATCGGCGCCTACACGGCCTACCCTTATTCCCGCGGCAACATCCACATCGTCTCCAAGGACCCCCACGCGCCCGCATCCTTCAACACCGGCTATCTCGACCAcccggccgacctcgagaAGCAACTCTGGGCCTACAAGAAGCTGCGCGAGCTCTACCGCCGCACCAACGCCTATGCCGGCGAGCTCTCGCCGGGCCACCCCAAGTTCCGCCCAGGCAGCaaggccgccctcgccggcgagcacCCGCCAAAGGCCGGATACGCGACCGTCGAGGAAAGGCGGGCCCTGGCCCCGATCGAGTACGATGCCGAAgacgatgccgccatcgAGGACTGGATCCGCTCCAACGTCAACTCGACCTGGCACTCCTTGGGCACCTGCAAGATGGCACCCAAGGACAGGGGCGGCGTCGTGGACGAGAGCCTCAATGTCCACGGAACCCAGCAACTGAAGCTTGTCG ATCTGTCGATTGTGCCCGAAAACGTGGCGGCAAACACGTACAACACGGCGCTCATTGTCGGAGAGAAGGCGGCCGATATCATCGGCAAGGAGCTTGGCCTGTCCGTGTGA